The proteins below are encoded in one region of Planctopirus limnophila DSM 3776:
- a CDS encoding S1C family serine protease, whose translation MSICFLLCGSQFLPAADDEMITEVQPKLVKIFGAGGLRNLYSYNTGFLISSEGHIATIWNHVLDQNTVTVILHDGRRYEGKVLGAEPGLDLAIVKIDETQLEHFEIGDPSSGSPFPLAAPGTRIVAFSNMFKVATGDEPVSVIQGVIAARTKLPTRRGAYESSFPGEVYVIDAITNNPGAGGGIVTTVDGRLLGMIGKEVKNADLNTWVNYAIPISHLQQAMTEIMTGNFRSSKNTDDDKKPAGQVPLFHSTDFGIVMLPNVVPRTPAYVDRILPGSAAEVAGLKPNDLILFVGDELIQSCGEFLDQIGRLESGGKVKLIVRRENALITTELPIPRKSRPPAKPLR comes from the coding sequence ATGAGTATCTGTTTCTTACTTTGCGGCTCACAGTTTCTGCCAGCTGCAGATGACGAAATGATTACCGAAGTTCAGCCGAAACTGGTCAAGATCTTCGGGGCCGGAGGGTTGAGAAATCTGTATTCGTACAACACGGGGTTTTTAATCTCATCGGAAGGTCACATAGCCACAATCTGGAATCATGTTCTCGACCAGAACACCGTCACCGTTATCCTGCATGATGGTCGCCGTTACGAAGGCAAGGTTCTGGGGGCGGAACCAGGTCTGGATCTGGCGATCGTCAAAATTGATGAAACGCAGCTTGAACATTTCGAGATTGGTGACCCCTCGTCAGGATCGCCATTTCCTCTGGCTGCTCCCGGAACTCGCATTGTCGCCTTCAGCAATATGTTCAAAGTCGCCACTGGTGATGAACCTGTCTCGGTCATTCAAGGAGTGATTGCTGCCCGGACAAAGTTGCCCACGCGTCGCGGAGCTTACGAATCTTCTTTTCCGGGTGAAGTCTATGTGATTGATGCGATCACCAATAACCCCGGTGCCGGTGGAGGAATTGTGACGACCGTCGATGGTCGATTGTTAGGCATGATCGGAAAAGAGGTCAAAAATGCCGACCTGAATACCTGGGTCAACTATGCGATTCCCATTTCGCATTTGCAGCAGGCCATGACTGAGATCATGACTGGCAACTTCCGCAGTTCGAAAAACACGGATGACGATAAAAAACCTGCCGGGCAAGTCCCACTGTTTCACTCGACTGACTTCGGGATCGTCATGCTCCCAAATGTCGTCCCCAGAACACCAGCCTACGTGGATCGAATTCTTCCTGGATCCGCCGCCGAGGTCGCTGGTCTCAAACCCAATGATCTGATTCTGTTTGTCGGGGATGAACTCATTCAATCCTGCGGCGAATTTCTGGATCAGATCGGTCGGCTCGAAAGTGGCGGCAAAGTGAAACTGATTGTTCGCCGGGAGAATGCGCTCATCACTACGGAACTCCCCATCCCTCGGAAATCAAGACCTCCTGCAAAACCACTCAGGTAG
- a CDS encoding S1C family serine protease — MQYAIRFDCFRLMMVIGLMIPAFPQLLTRAFADQIVPGNTSLSNDTQDAGQSQPEKIPAIVKEAEQKRIQMIRDVSPAVVAIFSSSGDGGGSGVLISPDGFALSNFHVTSGAGNFMKCGLNDGKLYDAVIVGIDPTGDVALIQLQGRQDFPFARMGNSDLLKPGDAVFAMGNPFLLATDFTPTITAGIVSGLHRYQYPAGTFLEYADCIQTDASINPGNSGGPLFNLQGELIGINGRGSFEKRGRVNSGAGYAISINQIRYFLGHLKSGRIVDHATLGATVRSGSSREVLVDQVLEGSSAWNAGLREGDEIVTFAGRPMGSVNQFKNVLGIFPKGWSLPMVYRRDGQKQEILVELAALHTDTELMEFASGGAARPAEKPGQPKPGQPKPGEKPTPQESPPEGHSEKPAEKLSPELKKLFQSKAGFTNYHFNQREQKRLIGHLASLSGWRGATGLWKFAGDDAKGTNLSLILSPDGAGMQWGETPFLQPAAGANWIDEPPSSGGFLAAMLHWKWLLTEGPEAFSDVYYLGTQPLDGQLGDALNTQLYDALVLSKTGATMTVFFREDGVIAGFDFKASRDQPTCNIRFSSWGTLGGHPFPQVLKVSSSGRSFGEFTLKTFEQKSSTSSEATR, encoded by the coding sequence ATGCAGTACGCAATTCGATTCGATTGTTTTCGTTTGATGATGGTCATTGGTCTGATGATCCCGGCTTTTCCACAACTGCTCACCCGAGCCTTTGCAGATCAGATCGTCCCCGGGAATACATCCCTCTCGAACGATACTCAGGATGCCGGGCAGTCCCAGCCCGAGAAGATTCCTGCGATCGTGAAAGAAGCTGAGCAGAAGCGGATTCAAATGATCCGCGACGTCTCACCTGCAGTTGTCGCCATCTTTTCGAGCTCAGGCGATGGAGGTGGATCGGGCGTTTTGATTTCCCCCGACGGATTCGCTTTGTCGAATTTCCACGTGACCAGTGGTGCTGGCAACTTCATGAAGTGCGGACTCAACGACGGAAAACTCTACGATGCCGTCATCGTAGGAATCGACCCGACAGGCGATGTCGCACTCATTCAACTGCAAGGACGCCAGGATTTTCCCTTTGCCCGGATGGGAAACAGTGATCTGCTGAAACCTGGGGATGCCGTTTTCGCGATGGGAAACCCGTTTCTTCTGGCCACGGATTTCACTCCCACCATCACCGCAGGGATTGTGAGCGGCCTGCATCGATACCAATATCCTGCGGGAACATTTTTAGAGTACGCCGACTGTATACAGACCGATGCTTCCATCAACCCTGGTAACTCAGGGGGGCCACTGTTCAATCTGCAGGGTGAACTGATCGGGATTAACGGCCGGGGATCATTCGAGAAGCGTGGCCGTGTGAATTCAGGGGCCGGATACGCGATTTCGATCAATCAGATCCGGTACTTTCTGGGCCACTTGAAGTCGGGACGAATTGTCGATCACGCCACTTTGGGTGCCACAGTTCGCTCGGGATCATCACGAGAAGTCCTTGTCGATCAGGTGCTAGAAGGTTCGAGTGCCTGGAACGCCGGTCTTCGAGAAGGTGATGAAATTGTCACCTTTGCCGGACGCCCGATGGGAAGTGTCAACCAGTTCAAGAATGTGCTGGGGATCTTTCCTAAAGGTTGGTCACTCCCCATGGTTTACCGCCGGGATGGGCAGAAGCAGGAGATTCTTGTTGAACTGGCCGCTTTGCATACCGATACGGAACTGATGGAATTTGCCTCAGGTGGCGCAGCCCGTCCTGCAGAAAAACCCGGGCAGCCCAAACCCGGTCAACCCAAACCGGGAGAAAAGCCGACTCCTCAAGAGTCTCCCCCGGAAGGACACTCAGAGAAGCCTGCTGAAAAGCTTTCTCCAGAGCTTAAAAAGCTCTTCCAATCGAAAGCCGGATTTACCAACTATCACTTCAATCAACGGGAACAGAAACGCCTCATCGGGCATTTGGCGAGTCTCTCTGGTTGGCGGGGTGCCACTGGTTTGTGGAAGTTCGCAGGGGACGACGCCAAAGGTACGAATCTTTCGCTGATTCTTTCGCCAGATGGTGCTGGCATGCAGTGGGGTGAAACTCCGTTTCTTCAGCCCGCTGCAGGAGCCAACTGGATTGATGAACCACCATCCAGCGGAGGATTTCTTGCTGCTATGCTGCACTGGAAATGGCTGCTGACCGAAGGCCCGGAGGCATTTTCTGACGTCTACTATCTGGGTACACAACCCCTGGATGGCCAATTGGGTGATGCTCTTAACACCCAACTTTACGATGCACTGGTTCTCTCGAAGACCGGGGCTACCATGACAGTCTTCTTCCGTGAGGATGGAGTGATTGCCGGCTTTGATTTTAAGGCCTCCCGCGACCAGCCAACCTGCAATATCAGGTTCTCTTCATGGGGGACACTCGGCGGCCACCCCTTTCCACAAGTGCTCAAAGTCTCATCTTCTGGTCGTTCTTTTGGTGAATTCACGCTGAAAACCTTCGAGCAGAAATCCTCCACTTCCAGCGAGGCCACTCGATGA
- a CDS encoding NPCBM/NEW2 domain-containing protein yields the protein MRGISLIVQSATRFSVVTNGLFLAIWSVTPSLLIAAELPVAVELLSGTVTNAELVQLNETIAKLKQPEGVIEVPLSQVLTLKQATASKPPRTVEAEKALTDAALRDGSRLKLSSLSLQESRLLGKHPVWGEMEFGRNEVTSLRLAATDTKVDAAWKELSSRDLTRDLVVLRKGDVLDHLEGTVIGIGEKTIQFLLDGDEVPVKRERVFGIVLAKGEVQSPSLIRCDLDNNETILVDQVSLADGKWILSRQGQNYEADLEYGPISIDYSSGKLLYLSEQEPRSAKYTPFFGYTWEYRKDRSFEGRPLAVGQRTYRRGLAIHSKSEMTWQLGGEFRRFQTVMGYDPEISTASTALVRILGDGKELLKVDLVRGNPPHSVDLDITDISQLTIVVDFGTDEVDIGDRIHFGNAKVVK from the coding sequence ATGCGAGGGATTTCGCTTATCGTTCAATCAGCCACCAGATTTTCCGTGGTCACTAATGGATTGTTTCTGGCAATCTGGTCGGTGACACCCTCACTTCTGATCGCGGCTGAACTCCCTGTGGCCGTTGAACTCCTGTCAGGAACAGTCACAAATGCCGAACTTGTGCAGCTCAACGAGACCATTGCAAAACTCAAGCAGCCAGAAGGCGTTATTGAGGTTCCCCTCTCTCAAGTCCTGACTTTGAAGCAGGCCACCGCTTCAAAACCACCGCGTACTGTTGAAGCTGAAAAAGCCCTGACAGATGCCGCGCTTCGCGATGGCAGTCGCCTCAAACTCAGCAGCCTGAGCCTGCAGGAGAGTCGTCTACTGGGGAAGCATCCGGTCTGGGGCGAGATGGAGTTTGGGCGAAATGAAGTCACTTCCCTCAGGCTGGCTGCCACCGATACGAAAGTCGATGCCGCCTGGAAAGAACTTTCGAGCCGAGACTTAACGCGTGATCTTGTCGTTCTGCGGAAAGGTGATGTTCTTGATCATCTGGAAGGGACTGTTATTGGCATTGGTGAGAAAACCATTCAGTTCTTGCTCGATGGGGATGAAGTCCCTGTTAAAAGGGAACGTGTTTTTGGAATCGTCCTGGCAAAGGGTGAAGTGCAGAGCCCATCCCTCATTCGATGTGATCTGGACAACAATGAAACGATCCTCGTTGATCAGGTGAGTCTGGCCGACGGAAAGTGGATCCTCTCTCGTCAGGGTCAGAACTACGAAGCGGATCTGGAATACGGCCCGATTTCCATCGATTACAGCTCCGGGAAATTGCTTTATCTCTCAGAGCAGGAGCCTCGATCGGCCAAGTACACGCCTTTTTTCGGCTACACCTGGGAGTACCGGAAAGATCGAAGTTTCGAAGGCAGGCCATTGGCTGTCGGTCAGCGAACTTATCGCAGAGGTCTGGCGATTCACTCGAAGTCAGAAATGACATGGCAATTGGGTGGAGAATTTCGCCGCTTTCAAACCGTCATGGGTTACGACCCGGAAATTTCAACTGCCAGCACCGCACTGGTACGTATTCTGGGTGATGGCAAAGAGTTGCTGAAGGTTGATCTGGTTCGTGGAAACCCGCCACATTCAGTTGATCTGGATATCACAGACATCTCTCAATTGACTATCGTCGTCGACTTTGGAACGGATGAAGTGGATATCGGTGACCGCATTCATTTTGGTAATGCGAAGGTCGTAAAATAA